The Paracholeplasma brassicae genome contains a region encoding:
- the cls gene encoding cardiolipin synthase: MYKFIRFLTHKSTIIALLILLQLVFFGYVVFYVSKLSTILLYFFEAISYLIVIYVFVSSEPMHYKIAWIIPILIAPIFGGLFYVMFKPHKLSKKVMQDMTHYREIRKKTLTKSLGSAVFYDDQISKQVRHLGFDKWPLYEKTETTFFPSGQDKLDALLPLLESAKKFIFLEYFIIEPGIVWTQIHNVLKKKASEGIDVRIIYDDFGCSFKQPKSFKEQLIHDGIKVSVFNPMRPRLNLAMNYRDHRKIIVIDGNYGFTGGINLADEYMNLKEVYGHWQDAAIMLKGDAVWSLTLIFLENWDYNKHTQSDYPLYKPTINVKHDGYVIPFADSPLDDNFITKHAYLNLIMQSKKSIQITSPYFIIDNELMTALKVSAESGVRVDIIVPGIPDKRYVQVASEYYYKELLKTPNIYIHKYQKGFIHSKIVLIDDELAIVGTTNFDFRSLYLHFENNVWLYQVKAINDIKNYMKESIDSSHLITSEMLKKNGFLYRFYQSILVGFSHLM, translated from the coding sequence ATGTACAAATTCATTCGTTTTTTGACTCATAAAAGTACGATAATTGCCTTATTAATTCTACTTCAACTTGTTTTTTTTGGTTATGTTGTTTTTTACGTCAGTAAGCTATCAACGATACTTCTTTATTTTTTTGAGGCCATCAGCTATTTGATTGTCATCTATGTTTTTGTTAGTAGTGAACCCATGCATTATAAAATCGCTTGGATCATTCCAATATTGATTGCACCGATCTTTGGTGGACTTTTCTACGTTATGTTTAAACCCCACAAACTTTCAAAAAAAGTGATGCAAGACATGACTCATTATCGTGAAATCCGAAAAAAGACCTTGACGAAGAGTCTTGGCAGTGCCGTCTTTTATGATGACCAAATATCTAAACAAGTACGTCATTTAGGTTTTGATAAATGGCCATTATATGAAAAAACGGAGACCACCTTTTTTCCATCAGGTCAAGATAAACTTGACGCGCTTCTTCCGCTACTAGAAAGTGCTAAGAAATTCATTTTTTTAGAATACTTTATTATTGAGCCTGGCATTGTATGGACTCAAATTCATAATGTATTAAAAAAGAAAGCAAGTGAAGGCATTGATGTCCGTATCATCTACGACGATTTTGGTTGCTCATTTAAACAACCTAAATCGTTCAAAGAGCAATTAATCCATGATGGTATCAAGGTTAGTGTGTTCAATCCAATGCGACCACGTCTAAATTTAGCCATGAATTATCGAGATCACCGAAAAATAATCGTTATTGATGGAAACTACGGATTCACAGGTGGCATTAATCTAGCCGATGAATACATGAATTTAAAAGAAGTCTATGGCCACTGGCAGGACGCTGCAATCATGCTAAAAGGTGATGCGGTATGGAGCTTAACACTGATTTTCTTAGAAAACTGGGATTATAACAAGCACACCCAATCGGACTATCCACTATATAAACCTACCATCAATGTCAAACATGATGGGTATGTCATTCCTTTTGCAGATTCCCCTCTTGATGACAATTTTATAACAAAACACGCATATTTAAATTTGATCATGCAATCAAAAAAGTCTATCCAAATTACAAGCCCTTATTTCATTATCGATAACGAGCTCATGACTGCCTTAAAGGTGTCAGCAGAATCTGGGGTTAGGGTTGATATTATCGTCCCTGGAATCCCAGATAAACGTTACGTACAAGTGGCCTCTGAGTACTACTATAAAGAGTTATTAAAGACACCAAACATTTATATCCATAAATACCAAAAAGGCTTTATTCATTCTAAAATTGTCTTAATCGATGACGAATTAGCCATTGTCGGTACCACAAACTTTGACTTTAGAAGTTTATATCTTCATTTTGAAAATAACGTTTGGTTGTATCAAGTAAAAGCGATTAATGATATCAAAAATTACATGAAAGAATCCATCGATTCCTCACACTTAATCACAAGTGAAATGCTTAAAAAAAATGGCTTCCTTTATCGCTTCTATCAATCAATATTGGTCGGATTTTCACACTTAATGTAG
- a CDS encoding glycoside hydrolase family 88/105 protein — protein MKLINDFIEKLITESTPELPLWNIESIKHGKEPAWNYVDGCMMTSLLELHKETKEEKYLEFVKNFVNYYVFEDGTLRGYDPKTFNLDDICESRILFDLLDYTKEEKYKKAIEKTYHHVRRQPRTIEGNFWHKLIYPQQVWLDGLFMAQPFYTRYETLFNNQTYYFDIINQFKNVRKLMFDENKKLYYHGYDSSKTMFWANKDTGLSANFWLRATGWFVVSIVDVIDYMSKEERAVKEFFFPLLKETVDGLLQYQDKETKLFYQVIDQGDKPGNYLEASGSSLLAYSILKGVRLGALDSSYEAIGKAIFNGIVEKYITDNDGDLNMDGICLVAGLGPDNNTRRDGTFAYYISEPIVKNDAKGVGPFIMAYTEVLKTLK, from the coding sequence ATGAAACTGATCAATGATTTTATTGAAAAACTAATCACTGAATCAACACCAGAATTGCCACTTTGGAATATTGAATCCATTAAGCATGGCAAAGAACCGGCATGGAACTATGTCGATGGTTGTATGATGACGTCATTACTTGAGTTACACAAAGAAACAAAAGAAGAAAAATACCTAGAATTCGTCAAAAATTTTGTGAATTACTATGTGTTTGAAGATGGCACACTAAGAGGATATGACCCAAAAACATTCAATCTTGACGACATTTGCGAGTCGCGTATACTCTTTGATTTACTCGACTACACTAAAGAAGAAAAATATAAAAAAGCAATCGAGAAAACCTATCATCACGTTAGAAGACAGCCAAGAACCATCGAAGGTAACTTTTGGCACAAGCTCATCTACCCTCAACAAGTTTGGTTAGATGGCTTATTCATGGCACAACCTTTTTACACACGCTATGAAACACTTTTTAATAATCAAACCTATTATTTTGACATCATCAATCAATTCAAAAACGTCAGAAAATTGATGTTTGATGAAAATAAAAAATTATATTATCATGGGTATGATTCATCAAAAACGATGTTTTGGGCAAACAAAGATACTGGCTTAAGTGCGAATTTTTGGTTACGTGCAACTGGTTGGTTTGTTGTCTCAATTGTGGATGTTATTGATTACATGTCTAAAGAAGAAAGAGCAGTCAAAGAGTTCTTCTTCCCACTCCTAAAGGAAACCGTTGATGGTTTACTGCAATACCAAGACAAGGAAACAAAACTGTTTTATCAAGTCATTGATCAAGGGGATAAACCTGGTAACTACTTAGAAGCAAGTGGTTCTTCCTTACTTGCATACTCTATTTTAAAAGGTGTTAGATTAGGTGCACTTGATTCGTCTTATGAAGCCATTGGTAAAGCAATTTTTAATGGTATTGTCGAAAAATATATTACCGATAACGACGGTGACTTAAACATGGACGGTATTTGTTTAGTTGCTGGTCTTGGACCGGATAATAACACAAGACGTGATGGTACATTTGCATACTATATTTCAGAACCAATCGTTAAAAATGATGCCAAGGGCGTTGGACCATTCATCATGGCATACACCGAGGTTTTAAAAACACTAAAATAG
- the rdgB gene encoding RdgB/HAM1 family non-canonical purine NTP pyrophosphatase yields the protein MKILIATQNQHKKLEMEAILRNASVTLLTLKDLNDFDEVTEDGDTFEKNASIKASYFGNKHQMYTISDDSGLMVDALNGAPGVHSKRYSSTGLDEDNNQKLLNSLKYTTNKNATFVSNICFYDPFLKEEKHFTGRVEGTILEKPRGTNGFGYDPLFYIENYQLTYAEMSNDLKNKVSHRSIALSKFKEALHEIINHI from the coding sequence GTGAAAATCTTAATAGCAACACAAAATCAACACAAAAAACTTGAGATGGAAGCCATCCTAAGAAACGCATCAGTCACATTATTAACACTAAAAGACTTAAATGATTTTGATGAGGTTACTGAAGATGGCGATACATTTGAAAAAAACGCAAGTATAAAAGCATCGTACTTTGGGAATAAACATCAAATGTATACGATTTCTGATGATTCAGGCTTAATGGTCGATGCACTTAATGGTGCACCAGGCGTTCATTCAAAAAGATACTCATCCACAGGTTTGGATGAAGACAATAACCAAAAATTACTTAATTCACTCAAATATACAACAAATAAAAATGCAACTTTTGTATCAAACATTTGTTTTTATGACCCGTTTTTGAAAGAAGAAAAACACTTTACAGGCCGGGTAGAAGGCACCATCCTTGAAAAACCAAGAGGTACAAATGGTTTTGGTTATGACCCTTTGTTTTACATCGAAAATTATCAATTAACTTACGCAGAGATGTCAAACGATCTAAAAAACAAAGTATCGCACCGTAGTATAGCACTAAGTAAATTTAAGGAGGCTCTTCATGAAATTATTAATCACATCTGA
- a CDS encoding SGNH/GDSL hydrolase family protein has product MSKIKIIGDSLLKGIYYDESKDRHTILKNSGIERLKKDGYNITNDTKFGLTTPKALEILKRDINTFQQFDEVYIELGGNDCNYDWDQVSLNPYKNHQPVTPIDAYESALCEIIDFLRTYQIKPILVSLPPLDYKQFYCYIIKGRNEANIMAFLKTKEEIYLHQKRYNDVVYKISRQKKVDYIPLREMFLDRVDFLNFICKDGMHLTENGQEVIYESFLKFM; this is encoded by the coding sequence GTGAGTAAAATAAAAATTATAGGTGATTCCTTGTTAAAGGGGATTTATTACGACGAATCAAAAGATAGACATACCATCTTGAAAAACAGCGGTATTGAGCGATTGAAGAAGGATGGCTATAATATAACGAACGACACTAAGTTTGGTTTGACCACTCCAAAAGCGCTTGAAATATTAAAAAGAGACATCAATACGTTTCAACAGTTTGATGAAGTCTACATAGAACTTGGCGGTAATGATTGTAACTACGATTGGGATCAAGTGAGTTTAAATCCTTACAAGAACCACCAGCCGGTAACACCAATTGATGCTTACGAATCGGCACTTTGTGAGATAATAGACTTTCTAAGAACCTATCAAATAAAACCCATTTTGGTGAGCTTACCGCCACTCGATTATAAACAATTTTATTGTTACATCATCAAGGGAAGAAATGAAGCAAATATTATGGCGTTCCTAAAAACGAAAGAAGAAATCTACTTGCATCAAAAAAGATACAATGACGTCGTATACAAAATATCAAGACAAAAGAAAGTTGACTATATTCCACTGCGAGAAATGTTTCTAGATCGTGTTGATTTTCTAAACTTTATTTGTAAAGATGGCATGCATTTGACCGAAAATGGTCAAGAAGTGATTTATGAATCATTCTTAAAATTTATGTAA
- a CDS encoding DsbA family oxidoreductase: MKIEVWLDFTCPFCYIAKKRFERATEQFEFRDVVDVTYKSYLLNPLVTKTLSMDANQALALHKDISVEEAKEIHHKIALMAFEDEISINFDQVQVTSTFHAHQLLKLISNKNEQKILSNAIYKAYFEEGKDISSIPLLIELGKQVGLSSDLIKKTLTSNLKQREIEFDNDEAISYGITGVPFFVIDQTYSLSGAQKTEAFLEMLYRVYKRTVDDRRIRLSKTEYCVGDDCDYVPKIKKD, from the coding sequence ATGAAAATAGAAGTATGGTTAGATTTCACATGTCCTTTTTGTTACATAGCAAAAAAAAGATTCGAAAGAGCAACAGAACAGTTTGAGTTCCGTGATGTGGTAGATGTGACTTATAAGAGTTATTTATTAAATCCTTTGGTGACTAAGACATTATCGATGGACGCCAATCAAGCCTTAGCACTGCATAAGGACATTAGTGTAGAAGAAGCTAAAGAAATTCATCATAAAATAGCTTTAATGGCATTTGAAGACGAAATCAGTATCAATTTTGATCAAGTCCAAGTGACCTCAACGTTTCATGCGCATCAATTGTTAAAGCTTATTTCAAATAAGAACGAGCAAAAGATTCTATCAAATGCCATTTACAAAGCGTATTTCGAAGAAGGAAAAGACATTTCATCGATACCGTTATTAATTGAACTAGGAAAACAAGTCGGTTTATCCTCTGATTTGATAAAAAAGACGTTAACATCAAATCTCAAACAAAGAGAAATTGAGTTTGACAATGACGAAGCGATTAGTTATGGTATTACAGGGGTCCCATTTTTCGTAATCGATCAAACGTATAGTCTTTCAGGCGCACAAAAAACTGAGGCATTTCTAGAAATGCTTTACCGAGTGTATAAAAGGACCGTCGATGACAGAAGAATAAGACTTTCAAAAACAGAATACTGTGTCGGCGATGATTGTGATTATGTACCAAAAATAAAGAAGGATTAA
- a CDS encoding metallophosphoesterase family protein, giving the protein MKLLITSDAHGRFDLLRKVHAKHNDVLHHIDAGDLMLSVKELETLNLIAVKGNSDHYLDLPKIQLINLENLDILVVHGHEHNVKYGLEQLIKVAESYDVDLCIYGHTHQKQMIVHKGITYLNPGAISGFNGSYCLYENGKITFYEV; this is encoded by the coding sequence ATGAAATTATTAATCACATCTGACGCACATGGTAGATTCGATTTATTAAGAAAAGTCCATGCCAAACACAACGACGTGCTTCATCACATTGATGCAGGTGATTTAATGTTATCGGTTAAAGAACTTGAAACCTTGAACTTGATTGCGGTTAAAGGCAATAGTGATCACTACCTAGACCTACCAAAAATACAATTGATCAATTTAGAAAATCTTGATATTTTAGTCGTTCACGGGCACGAACATAACGTTAAATACGGCCTTGAACAACTAATTAAAGTCGCTGAGTCGTATGACGTTGATTTATGCATTTATGGACACACGCATCAAAAACAAATGATTGTTCACAAAGGCATCACTTATTTAAATCCAGGGGCTATTTCTGGATTTAATGGGAGTTATTGTCTTTATGAAAACGGAAAAATTACATTCTACGAGGTATAA
- a CDS encoding nicotinate phosphoribosyltransferase — protein sequence MRNLSMLIDFYELTMANSYYHHHKNEEAVFDLFFRSVPDDGGYAVMAGLEQAIQYIQELKFDEKDIDYLRTKKLFDEGFLTYLLNFKFSCDVSAIKEGTPIFPNEPVMVVRGPIIECQLVETMLLLTINHQSLIATKTSRIVYAAKGRSVLEFGSRRAQGYDAANFGARAAYIAGVIGSANTMTDRDFKIPALGTMAHSFIQSFDNEYDAFLAYAKTYPDSTVLLVDTYSTIHSGLPNAIRVYNDYLKPMGKTLKGIRIDSGDLTYLSKKAREMLDAAGLAETKITVSNSLDEYLITNLVQQGAQIDAFGVGERLITSKSDSVFGGVYKLAALKDNGAMIPKMKLSDNVVKTTNPGVKKLYRLFDQSSNKAIADVVTLDTEVINENEPYLLFDPNFPWKQKLVSDFRAVSLLEPIFKKGKLVYQKPSLEEIRSYHKEQMSTLWDEVKRFENPHPYYVDLSRKLWQLKQDLIEKYAKNS from the coding sequence ATGAGAAATTTATCGATGTTAATTGATTTTTATGAATTAACGATGGCAAACAGTTATTATCATCATCATAAAAATGAAGAAGCTGTATTTGATTTGTTTTTTCGTAGTGTGCCAGATGACGGCGGTTATGCGGTCATGGCAGGGCTTGAACAAGCAATTCAGTACATTCAAGAACTGAAATTTGATGAAAAAGACATTGACTATTTAAGAACAAAGAAGTTATTTGATGAAGGCTTTTTGACTTATTTACTCAATTTTAAATTTTCTTGTGATGTCTCAGCCATCAAAGAAGGGACACCTATTTTTCCAAATGAGCCTGTCATGGTGGTTAGAGGACCGATTATTGAGTGTCAGTTAGTCGAAACGATGTTGTTATTGACCATCAATCATCAAAGTTTGATTGCGACAAAAACCTCGCGCATCGTTTATGCAGCCAAAGGCAGAAGTGTCTTGGAGTTTGGATCAAGACGTGCCCAAGGCTATGATGCGGCGAATTTTGGTGCACGTGCGGCTTATATTGCGGGTGTTATCGGCAGTGCAAATACAATGACCGATCGTGATTTTAAAATTCCAGCACTTGGAACTATGGCCCATTCGTTTATACAAAGTTTCGATAACGAGTACGATGCATTTTTAGCTTATGCAAAAACCTACCCAGATTCAACGGTACTTCTTGTGGATACGTATTCGACGATTCACTCGGGACTACCGAATGCGATTAGAGTCTATAACGACTATTTAAAACCAATGGGTAAAACCCTTAAGGGTATCCGAATTGATTCTGGTGATTTGACTTATTTATCGAAGAAAGCACGTGAAATGCTTGATGCGGCTGGATTAGCTGAAACAAAAATTACAGTTTCCAATTCATTAGATGAGTATTTGATAACTAATTTAGTTCAACAAGGTGCACAAATCGATGCATTTGGTGTTGGCGAAAGATTAATCACATCAAAAAGCGATTCGGTATTTGGCGGGGTATACAAACTTGCAGCTCTAAAAGACAATGGGGCAATGATTCCTAAGATGAAGCTTTCTGATAATGTGGTAAAGACAACGAATCCAGGTGTTAAAAAACTTTATCGTTTATTTGATCAAAGCTCAAATAAGGCGATTGCTGATGTGGTCACGTTAGACACAGAAGTAATCAATGAAAATGAACCTTATTTATTGTTTGATCCAAACTTCCCATGGAAACAAAAACTAGTCAGCGACTTTAGAGCGGTCTCTTTATTAGAACCAATCTTCAAAAAGGGCAAATTAGTCTATCAAAAACCGTCATTAGAAGAAATCAGAAGTTACCACAAGGAACAAATGTCAACGCTATGGGATGAAGTCAAACGGTTCGAAAACCCACACCCATATTACGTCGATTTGTCTAGGAAATTATGGCAACTTAAACAAGATTTAATTGAAAAGTACGCTAAAAACAGCTAA
- a CDS encoding DUF1836 domain-containing protein, whose protein sequence is MEKLLRLFDQLSKYRVPEYENFPEIDLYMDQVLTYIDKYMPSYLDQNNKLTASMINNYVKDKVIEAPISKKYDKQSLASLIIIANLKRVLPINDIKVILTDQNETIESLYNAYEKTLNDVTFQMATDAKSIIESTDEQRQDLKMLALRLALDASIKSYIAHVILQSDLLALSSVEDSHKDKKQKKKKTKNRPKRSMTCLN, encoded by the coding sequence ATGGAAAAATTATTAAGACTATTTGATCAATTATCAAAATATAGAGTACCTGAATATGAAAATTTCCCTGAAATTGATCTCTACATGGATCAAGTCCTTACTTACATCGATAAGTACATGCCTTCTTATTTAGATCAAAACAATAAACTGACTGCTTCAATGATCAATAACTACGTCAAAGATAAAGTGATTGAAGCACCAATTAGTAAGAAATATGACAAACAATCGCTTGCTTCTTTAATTATCATTGCTAATCTAAAACGCGTCTTACCCATTAATGACATCAAAGTGATTCTAACCGACCAAAACGAAACCATTGAATCCCTTTATAACGCTTATGAAAAGACATTAAACGATGTGACTTTCCAAATGGCAACCGATGCGAAATCGATTATCGAAAGTACGGATGAACAAAGACAAGACTTAAAGATGCTTGCTTTGAGGTTAGCACTTGATGCGAGCATCAAATCATACATTGCACACGTTATCCTTCAATCGGACTTGTTAGCACTTTCTTCTGTAGAGGATTCACACAAAGATAAAAAACAAAAAAAGAAAAAAACAAAAAATCGACCAAAGAGGTCGATGACTTGTCTGAATTGA
- a CDS encoding choline/ethanolamine kinase family protein — MENLIKEKAEEILGQGVNVKYRLLGGMSNYTFVIEKDNQLYTFRQPGENAFHFVDRRVEEKNIELAESLGITNHTIYLNKDNGIKIAKYVEGTILSTLDRSKHLEKVSEVLKVIHQSGLKAENDYGLIERLTKYEGLLESINPRYTELKNEWLELYKTYSKVTKVLTHGDAQPSNFLITGDHALIVDFEFTANNDPYYDLACFGNIDFNDALLLLDVYLDHKTTNEAIKRLIYNRYFQCLQWHLVATYKHNIGLSEKLHIPFDKVALLYLEKIDALKKQFDEVK; from the coding sequence ATGGAAAATTTAATTAAAGAAAAAGCAGAAGAAATATTAGGTCAAGGCGTCAATGTTAAGTATCGCTTACTTGGTGGTATGAGTAATTACACGTTTGTAATTGAAAAGGACAATCAGTTATACACGTTTCGTCAACCAGGTGAAAATGCGTTTCATTTTGTTGACAGACGCGTTGAAGAGAAAAACATTGAATTAGCAGAATCACTCGGAATAACCAATCATACCATCTATTTAAATAAGGATAATGGCATCAAAATTGCAAAATACGTTGAGGGAACAATTCTTTCGACGCTTGATAGAAGTAAGCATCTAGAAAAAGTTTCTGAGGTGTTAAAAGTGATTCATCAAAGTGGTCTAAAAGCAGAAAATGACTACGGTTTAATTGAACGTTTAACGAAATATGAAGGGCTACTTGAGTCGATTAACCCAAGATACACCGAACTTAAAAACGAGTGGCTTGAACTCTATAAAACGTATAGCAAAGTGACAAAGGTGCTGACTCATGGTGACGCACAACCATCAAATTTCTTAATTACAGGCGATCACGCATTAATCGTTGATTTCGAATTTACAGCAAATAACGATCCCTATTATGATTTGGCGTGCTTCGGAAACATTGATTTTAATGACGCACTTCTCTTGCTTGATGTTTATCTTGACCACAAAACGACCAATGAAGCCATCAAACGATTAATTTATAACCGTTACTTTCAGTGTCTTCAATGGCATTTGGTTGCGACTTATAAACACAACATCGGACTTAGTGAAAAATTACACATCCCTTTTGATAAAGTAGCTCTATTATATTTAGAAAAAATCGACGCATTAAAAAAACAATTTGATGAGGTGAAATAA
- a CDS encoding EAL domain-containing protein yields the protein MGKIFYKTIDGLESTTLKKQRYLLNLGILRYPINTEEKNLDKLMKYLSIALLKSKRIKEGLKYQYFDYNDYVEDQFETNLIKQIDDQITNETLDLCFTQIIDLANNRIYGYDVNVYSHEIDISSQYFYIIASKRNLLEKLEKYLIKQSFKALNEIVKKTQKYVRLSLSVSANTLKLNEFNRFIFGLYEQYQIPYHLVDFVFLMKDGTLSDFQKSKELNEAGISIGVDQLNYTLETYTNFYHITDRPRSFSERYLSLLSHQKAFFDTHKIGVVFYNVSDKNEQKKLLELGIKYIKNQKTDQVLKLNQIIDIINEST from the coding sequence ATGGGTAAAATTTTTTATAAAACCATCGATGGATTGGAATCAACAACACTTAAAAAACAGCGTTACTTATTGAATTTAGGTATTTTAAGATACCCGATTAATACAGAAGAAAAGAACCTAGATAAGCTGATGAAGTATTTATCTATTGCACTTCTTAAGTCGAAACGGATCAAAGAAGGACTAAAATACCAATATTTCGACTACAACGATTACGTCGAAGATCAATTTGAAACAAATTTAATTAAACAAATCGATGATCAAATTACAAACGAAACACTAGATCTCTGTTTTACACAGATTATTGACTTAGCGAATAACCGTATCTACGGTTATGACGTCAATGTATATTCACATGAAATTGATATTTCAAGTCAATATTTTTATATTATCGCTAGTAAAAGAAATTTATTGGAAAAATTGGAAAAGTATCTCATTAAACAATCCTTCAAGGCACTAAACGAAATTGTGAAAAAGACTCAAAAATACGTGAGACTCAGTCTCTCAGTCTCTGCCAATACACTTAAATTAAATGAGTTTAATCGATTTATTTTTGGGTTATACGAACAATATCAAATCCCTTATCATTTAGTCGACTTTGTGTTTTTGATGAAAGATGGTACATTGAGTGATTTTCAGAAGTCAAAAGAACTGAATGAAGCTGGTATTTCGATTGGCGTTGATCAATTGAACTATACGTTAGAAACCTACACGAATTTCTATCACATTACCGATCGACCTAGAAGCTTTAGCGAACGATATTTAAGTTTGTTATCCCATCAAAAGGCATTTTTTGACACACATAAAATCGGCGTTGTCTTTTATAATGTATCGGATAAAAACGAGCAAAAGAAACTGTTAGAACTTGGCATCAAATACATCAAAAATCAAAAAACTGATCAAGTACTTAAGTTGAACCAAATCATTGATATTATTAATGAATCAACTTAA
- a CDS encoding YaaA family protein — protein sequence MKILFAPAKTFNENVKPTKQKGHFRKETIELVNLIKSWSKEAISIKFKTSETLSEEVYHFYQTFDQAHSFEAFSLYKGVSYLHLDYPSLTKNEKMRLNDQVIVIDALYGLIKPTDPIRPYRLDFTVKGLNLRTIWKPVINAYLESFNEPILSLTSTEFSSLIKRDIPVFDVSFLDCQNDKCKAISVFNKQNRGALLRYIIQENILKIDDLPEVFNGYQKSIDSYHIIYKKGV from the coding sequence ATGAAAATACTGTTTGCGCCTGCAAAAACGTTTAATGAAAACGTCAAACCAACAAAACAAAAAGGCCATTTTAGAAAAGAAACGATTGAGTTAGTTAACCTAATTAAATCTTGGAGTAAAGAAGCGATATCAATTAAGTTTAAAACGTCTGAAACCCTCAGTGAAGAGGTCTATCACTTTTATCAAACATTTGATCAAGCACACAGTTTTGAGGCATTTTCTCTTTACAAAGGGGTTTCTTATCTTCATCTAGACTACCCTAGTCTGACAAAAAATGAAAAAATGAGATTAAATGACCAAGTAATCGTCATCGATGCACTTTATGGCCTAATAAAACCAACCGATCCAATTAGACCTTATCGTTTGGATTTCACGGTAAAAGGTTTAAACCTTAGAACCATTTGGAAACCGGTCATCAATGCCTATTTAGAGAGTTTCAATGAACCAATACTATCGTTGACATCCACTGAATTTTCAAGTTTAATTAAGCGAGATATCCCTGTTTTTGACGTTTCATTTTTAGATTGTCAAAATGACAAATGCAAGGCGATATCTGTTTTTAATAAACAAAATAGGGGTGCCTTATTAAGATACATCATCCAAGAAAACATACTGAAAATCGATGATTTACCAGAGGTGTTCAACGGTTATCAAAAATCAATTGATTCCTACCATATTATATACAAAAAAGGAGTATAA
- a CDS encoding potassium channel family protein, whose product MKKTYLVIGLDTFGISVAEELTELGADVIALDIKEEAVNRVATHVNNAVIGDSTDYHVLREIGAQHVDMAIVSIPGNVQNSILTTMILSDMNVPKIIVKVDNDYHAKVAEKVGATEVISSEKSAGRRLARKILSDNVLDYYNITDDYGVYEIMVGKDFEETTILEMDIRNRYDVTVLLIKRGKETILPKAENYVKAGDIVIVVGKHNKISKFQLRLV is encoded by the coding sequence ATGAAAAAAACATATTTAGTAATAGGATTAGATACGTTTGGTATTTCTGTGGCAGAAGAGCTCACTGAACTTGGAGCAGATGTGATTGCATTAGATATCAAGGAAGAAGCGGTTAACCGCGTGGCTACGCATGTTAATAATGCGGTCATTGGGGATTCCACCGATTACCATGTGTTGCGTGAGATTGGTGCACAACACGTGGATATGGCAATCGTATCAATTCCTGGAAATGTTCAAAATAGTATTTTAACGACGATGATCTTAAGTGACATGAACGTCCCTAAAATCATTGTAAAGGTCGATAACGATTACCACGCAAAAGTTGCCGAAAAAGTAGGAGCAACTGAAGTCATCTCCTCTGAAAAATCAGCGGGCAGACGACTCGCACGTAAAATTCTTAGTGATAATGTGCTGGATTACTATAACATCACAGACGACTATGGTGTTTATGAAATTATGGTAGGAAAAGACTTTGAGGAAACCACAATCTTAGAGATGGATATTCGTAATCGTTATGATGTGACGGTTTTACTAATCAAACGCGGGAAAGAAACAATTCTCCCTAAAGCGGAAAACTACGTTAAAGCAGGCGACATTGTCATTGTCGTTGGGAAACATAATAAAATATCAAAATTTCAATTACGTCTTGTATAA